The Bacillus oleivorans genome has a window encoding:
- a CDS encoding threonine/serine exporter family protein produces MKDQITPTYEVIELCLLAGKIMLQNGAETYRVEDTMSRIAASFGIHHSHSYVVPTGIIFSIDGSEPSKLIRISERSTDLEKVTLVNSISRKISSGEISAKEAFEQLKEIEKANLFYPIWFQIFAAAVSSGCFLIMFNGIWHDFLPAIVTGGVGFSCFLYLHQLVKIKFFSEFTASLVIGLVALFFVSAGVGHEVDKIIIGSVMPLVPGLVITNAVRDLIAGHLVSGLSKGAEALLTAFAIGTGVAAVFVIY; encoded by the coding sequence ATGAAGGATCAAATAACTCCCACATATGAAGTGATTGAATTATGTTTGCTTGCCGGAAAAATTATGCTGCAAAATGGAGCGGAGACATATCGGGTAGAGGATACGATGAGTCGGATTGCAGCATCTTTTGGGATTCATCACTCCCATAGTTATGTGGTTCCCACCGGCATTATTTTTTCGATCGATGGTTCGGAGCCCTCAAAGCTTATTAGAATTTCAGAAAGATCTACTGATCTTGAAAAAGTAACACTTGTTAATAGTATTTCCAGAAAAATCAGCAGCGGGGAAATCTCGGCCAAAGAAGCTTTTGAGCAGCTAAAAGAAATCGAGAAAGCCAATTTATTTTACCCGATTTGGTTTCAAATTTTTGCTGCTGCCGTTTCGAGCGGCTGCTTTTTAATCATGTTTAATGGAATTTGGCATGATTTTCTTCCTGCCATTGTCACTGGCGGAGTCGGCTTTTCTTGCTTTCTTTATTTACACCAATTAGTAAAGATTAAATTTTTCTCTGAATTTACGGCGTCACTTGTCATTGGGCTTGTCGCTCTTTTCTTTGTATCTGCAGGGGTCGGACATGAAGTAGATAAAATTATTATTGGTTCAGTCATGCCGCTGGTACCAGGTTTAGTGATTACGAATGCGGTCAGGGATTTAATAGCCGGTCATCTCGTTTCAGGATTATCGAAGGGAGCAGAGGCGTTATTAACCGCTTTTGCCATCGGTACGGGGGTTGCGGCAGTATTTGTTATTTATTAA
- a CDS encoding ATP-binding protein has protein sequence MWDVIQDILINVLLILFPVLFYLVFLRESVTIRQNQWVSKFTIILFVSLLLTMLFPASYTEGFSYDLRIIPIIVAFLYGGALPGFILIGSMLCFTLTKNPDDFLSNLGNYLFISIILTKFKNFYHRQTIYFKALVISVFYMIIGITRLIYVVKIESAVELSFIFYLTVITWVTLLAVIFIIENMENQLIMQRELEHVEKMNTISQLAAAVAHEIRNPMTTVRGFLQMLNSSGTVSDHDKSYIKISIEELDRAQAIINDYLSISKPPKSRMEQFDLTKVLHDSIQIITAFAAVNNIHIQSEIAPSLKLFGFKHEIQQVLMNIMKNGIEAMDAGQTLEVSASEIEGIIKIVIKDQGCGIPKDELKWLGTAYFTNKENGTGLGLAVSYEIIKRMQGRIEVESRVHVGTTFTIHIPAHPKQAEPAAEQNS, from the coding sequence ATGTGGGACGTTATCCAAGATATATTAATTAATGTTTTATTAATCCTCTTCCCCGTTCTTTTTTACCTTGTTTTTCTGAGAGAAAGTGTAACAATCCGGCAAAATCAATGGGTATCTAAATTTACAATAATCCTCTTCGTATCTTTACTGCTGACGATGCTTTTTCCTGCTTCCTATACGGAAGGATTTTCCTATGATTTACGGATTATCCCCATAATAGTCGCCTTTTTATATGGTGGTGCATTGCCAGGCTTTATTCTTATTGGCAGTATGCTATGTTTTACCTTGACAAAAAATCCAGATGACTTTTTATCAAACCTTGGAAATTACCTTTTTATCTCTATTATTTTAACGAAATTTAAAAACTTCTACCACCGTCAAACTATTTATTTTAAAGCGTTGGTAATTAGTGTATTTTACATGATAATCGGGATTACACGATTGATTTATGTTGTAAAAATTGAGTCCGCTGTTGAGCTGTCCTTTATTTTTTATCTAACTGTTATTACTTGGGTAACCTTGCTGGCCGTTATTTTTATCATTGAAAATATGGAAAATCAGCTGATTATGCAGCGAGAGCTCGAACATGTTGAAAAAATGAACACAATTAGTCAGCTCGCCGCAGCAGTTGCACATGAAATCAGAAACCCGATGACAACGGTTAGAGGGTTTCTGCAAATGCTCAATTCTAGCGGAACTGTATCCGACCATGATAAATCATATATCAAAATATCCATCGAAGAATTAGATCGGGCCCAGGCCATTATCAACGATTATCTTTCTATATCAAAACCGCCAAAAAGCAGGATGGAACAATTTGATTTAACAAAAGTTTTACATGATTCCATTCAAATCATAACAGCCTTTGCGGCAGTTAACAACATCCATATACAATCTGAAATAGCACCGTCATTAAAATTATTCGGATTTAAGCATGAAATTCAGCAGGTTCTCATGAATATTATGAAAAACGGTATCGAAGCCATGGATGCTGGTCAAACTCTTGAAGTTTCTGCCAGTGAGATAGAGGGTATCATTAAAATTGTTATAAAAGATCAAGGGTGCGGTATTCCAAAGGATGAACTTAAATGGCTTGGAACTGCATATTTTACAAATAAAGAAAATGGAACTGGGTTAGGATTAGCCGTAAGCTACGAGATTATTAAAAGAATGCAAGGCAGAATTGAAGTCGAGAGCCGGGTTCATGTCGGAACTACTTTTACTATACATATTCCTGCCCATCCAAAACAGGCAGAACCTGCAGCAGAACAGAATTCATAA
- a CDS encoding YkuS family protein: MARIGVEQSLTQVQEALREQGYEVTELKQESDAQGCDCCVVTGQDENVMGIQNVVSQGSVINAHGLSAEEVCRQVQSKVQ, translated from the coding sequence ATGGCTAGAATTGGTGTAGAACAGTCATTAACACAAGTTCAAGAGGCGTTAAGAGAACAGGGATATGAAGTGACTGAATTAAAGCAAGAGAGTGATGCACAAGGCTGTGACTGTTGTGTCGTTACAGGGCAAGATGAAAATGTTATGGGGATTCAAAATGTGGTAAGTCAAGGTTCGGTTATTAATGCACATGGATTATCGGCAGAAGAGGTCTGCCGCCAAGTCCAATCAAAGGTGCAATAA
- a CDS encoding TetR/AcrR family transcriptional regulator: MSPRRGLDIQVILETAAEIANQEGAEAITLAALAKKLHIKPPSLYNHVEGLSGLQKKLAVYGLEQLLKELTKASVGRAGNEAVHSLAEAYVSFVRKQPGLYELTLKAPGEGDSDYHIVAEQLVELLTSVFRAYHLREEAAIHAVRGIRSLLHGFTSLEQKGGFGLPVDLDVSFRLMIDTFLAGINQSKEMKGQPQ, translated from the coding sequence ATGTCACCAAGAAGGGGTTTAGATATACAAGTAATTTTAGAAACAGCAGCGGAAATAGCTAATCAAGAAGGGGCAGAAGCTATTACTTTGGCAGCGTTAGCAAAAAAACTTCACATTAAACCGCCTTCCCTTTATAACCATGTAGAAGGGCTTTCAGGATTACAAAAAAAATTAGCCGTATATGGACTGGAGCAACTGTTAAAGGAGTTAACAAAAGCCTCAGTTGGCCGGGCGGGGAACGAAGCGGTTCATTCATTAGCTGAGGCTTATGTTTCATTTGTCAGAAAACAGCCGGGTTTGTATGAGTTAACTCTAAAAGCACCTGGAGAAGGGGATTCTGATTATCATATCGTGGCAGAGCAGTTGGTAGAACTTCTTACAAGTGTATTCCGGGCCTATCATCTCAGAGAAGAAGCGGCGATTCATGCAGTAAGAGGAATTAGAAGTTTATTACACGGTTTTACATCACTTGAGCAAAAAGGAGGGTTTGGTTTACCGGTAGATTTAGATGTTAGTTTCCGTCTTATGATTGATACTTTTCTCGCTGGAATCAACCAGTCAAAAGAAATGAAAGGACAACCTCAATAA
- a CDS encoding threonine/serine exporter family protein has translation MIAEQLVTSFIASAAFGIIFNVPKESIVKSGLVGMAGWFVYIVMVNDGIDSVLASFVAAFFAGIISLSFAKVYKKPVTIFSVSGIIPLVPGGLAYDAMRNFVENNYPFAIELSVRVFLISGAIAMGLVFSEVLNQLIIKAKKKENFMKRG, from the coding sequence ATGATTGCAGAACAATTAGTAACAAGTTTTATTGCATCAGCCGCGTTCGGTATCATATTTAATGTCCCTAAAGAATCGATTGTTAAAAGCGGACTTGTAGGAATGGCAGGCTGGTTTGTTTATATCGTAATGGTTAACGATGGAATTGATTCAGTATTGGCTTCATTTGTTGCGGCATTTTTTGCTGGAATCATTAGTCTCTCCTTTGCGAAAGTTTATAAAAAGCCAGTCACTATCTTTAGTGTATCTGGGATCATTCCCTTGGTGCCAGGCGGGTTAGCTTATGATGCCATGAGGAATTTTGTAGAAAACAATTATCCTTTCGCTATAGAGTTATCTGTCAGGGTCTTTTTGATCTCTGGTGCAATTGCGATGGGGCTTGTATTTTCAGAGGTTTTAAATCAGCTTATTATTAAGGCGAAAAAGAAAGAAAACTTTATGAAACGCGGGTGA
- a CDS encoding L-threonine 3-dehydrogenase — protein MKKILLTGALGQIGSELTMKLREVYGANNVIATDIRSAENEVVQSGPFEILDVTDGKAMHEIAVKYKVDTLIHLAALLSATAEAMPLLAWNINMGGLVNALEVAREERCQFFTPSSIGAFGPSTPKEKTPQDTIQRPTTMYGVNKVSGELLCDYYFQKFGVDTRGLRFPGLISYVAPPGGGTTDYAVEIYYDALKTGKYTSFIAAGTFMDMMYMPDALQAIITLMEADASKLIHRNSFNVTAMSIEPEQIAAEIRKTIPSFKIDYQVDPIRQRIADSWPNSIDPTAAKEEWGFKAEFNLEAMTKDMLEKLKEKLAAK, from the coding sequence ATGAAGAAAATATTGCTAACAGGTGCCTTAGGTCAAATAGGTTCTGAGCTAACGATGAAATTAAGGGAAGTTTATGGAGCCAATAACGTAATTGCAACAGACATACGATCTGCAGAAAACGAAGTCGTACAGTCAGGACCTTTTGAAATCCTAGATGTGACCGACGGAAAAGCGATGCATGAAATTGCAGTAAAATACAAAGTCGATACCCTTATTCACCTGGCTGCTTTACTGTCTGCCACAGCTGAAGCCATGCCATTGTTGGCATGGAATATTAATATGGGCGGACTTGTTAATGCCTTAGAGGTAGCCCGCGAGGAGAGGTGCCAATTTTTCACGCCCAGCTCAATTGGCGCATTTGGACCTTCAACCCCTAAGGAAAAAACGCCGCAAGATACAATTCAGCGCCCCACTACTATGTATGGGGTGAACAAGGTTTCGGGGGAGCTTTTGTGTGATTACTACTTTCAAAAATTCGGTGTAGATACGCGGGGGCTGAGGTTTCCTGGTTTAATTTCGTATGTGGCTCCTCCAGGCGGGGGAACGACGGATTATGCTGTTGAAATTTACTACGATGCACTAAAAACCGGCAAATATACATCTTTTATTGCTGCAGGAACCTTTATGGATATGATGTACATGCCGGATGCTTTACAGGCGATTATTACTTTAATGGAAGCAGATGCATCCAAGCTGATTCATCGAAACTCCTTTAATGTCACAGCTATGAGTATTGAACCTGAACAGATTGCTGCTGAAATTCGAAAAACAATTCCTTCTTTTAAGATAGATTATCAGGTAGACCCAATCAGACAAAGAATTGCGGACAGCTGGCCAAATTCAATCGACCCAACTGCTGCAAAAGAAGAATGGGGATTCAAAGCAGAGTTCAATTTAGAAGCAATGACCAAAGATATGCTTGAGAAATTAAAAGAGAAGTTAGCTGCCAAATAA
- a CDS encoding ABC transporter ATP-binding protein, which translates to MIRRFFRYYRPHKKLFIIDFSCAVVVAVLELAFPLAVQWFIDELLPSNDWSAIMWVSFGLFTLYIMSTFLQYIVNYWGHKLGINIETDMRQQLFQHVQKQSFRFFDNTKTGHIMSRITNDLFDIGELAHHGPEDLFIAIMTFVGAFWIMLTINVKLALIAMLIVPFLIWLIIYCNLSMNRAWRKMYSNIADVNARVEDSVSGVRVVQSFTNEEYEISRFREDNGKFRKAKLTAYRVMSYTSSGTYMMTRFIVLVVLVVGAWLSFNNQLSYGELVGFVLYINVLFKPIDKISALMELYPKGMAGFKRFTELIDTEPEVLDTKDAIEVHGLQGNITFNQVSFRYDEHKPVLEAIDMHIQAGETVAFVGPSGAGKTTICSLIPRFYDVDEGTISVDGIDIRKMKKQSLRSHIGIVQQDVFLFTGTLRENIAYGMLDATDEEIEEAARRAHLQGFIESLPLGYETPVGERGLKLSGGQKQRIAIARMFLKNPPILILDEATSALDTETEMIIQQALTELAQNRTTLVIAHRLATIRNADRIIVVTEDGIVEQGSYYELVEKGGVFSKLHHVQYANQV; encoded by the coding sequence ATGATTCGCCGATTTTTTAGGTATTATAGGCCCCACAAAAAGCTGTTTATCATTGATTTTAGCTGTGCAGTAGTGGTTGCGGTTTTAGAGCTTGCCTTTCCTCTTGCTGTGCAATGGTTTATAGATGAGCTCTTGCCAAGTAACGATTGGTCAGCAATTATGTGGGTAAGTTTCGGATTATTCACCCTCTATATTATGAGTACATTCCTTCAGTACATCGTCAATTACTGGGGGCATAAGCTTGGAATTAATATTGAAACGGATATGCGTCAGCAATTATTTCAGCATGTGCAGAAGCAATCATTTCGCTTTTTTGACAATACGAAAACGGGCCATATTATGAGTCGGATTACCAACGATTTGTTTGATATTGGGGAGCTTGCTCATCATGGTCCAGAGGATTTGTTCATTGCCATTATGACCTTTGTAGGAGCATTTTGGATTATGCTCACAATTAATGTTAAGCTTGCACTCATAGCTATGCTGATTGTGCCGTTCTTAATTTGGCTTATTATTTACTGTAACTTGAGCATGAATCGGGCATGGAGAAAGATGTATAGTAACATTGCAGATGTCAATGCCCGTGTCGAAGATAGTGTTTCAGGTGTCAGGGTTGTTCAATCTTTTACAAATGAAGAATACGAGATTTCTAGATTCCGTGAAGATAATGGTAAATTCAGAAAGGCTAAGCTTACTGCTTATCGTGTAATGTCATACACCTCCTCCGGCACCTATATGATGACCCGATTTATCGTACTTGTAGTTTTGGTGGTCGGTGCGTGGTTAAGCTTCAATAATCAACTTTCATATGGGGAACTAGTTGGCTTTGTATTATATATAAACGTATTGTTTAAACCAATTGATAAAATCAGTGCGTTAATGGAGCTATATCCAAAAGGCATGGCAGGTTTTAAACGGTTTACTGAATTAATAGATACAGAGCCGGAGGTTTTAGATACAAAGGACGCGATTGAAGTCCACGGACTGCAAGGGAACATCACGTTCAATCAGGTCTCGTTTCGTTATGACGAGCATAAGCCGGTTTTAGAAGCAATTGATATGCACATTCAGGCAGGTGAAACCGTAGCTTTTGTTGGTCCGTCCGGGGCAGGAAAAACTACGATCTGCTCTCTGATTCCTCGGTTTTATGATGTCGACGAAGGCACTATTTCTGTCGATGGAATTGACATTAGAAAAATGAAAAAGCAATCGCTCAGGTCCCATATCGGGATTGTTCAGCAGGATGTCTTTTTATTTACCGGGACCCTTAGAGAGAACATTGCTTATGGTATGCTGGATGCGACGGACGAAGAAATTGAAGAGGCTGCGAGACGTGCTCATTTACAGGGATTCATTGAATCTCTGCCGCTAGGATATGAAACCCCGGTTGGCGAAAGAGGTCTAAAGCTCTCTGGAGGGCAAAAACAGCGGATTGCAATCGCTCGTATGTTTTTAAAAAATCCGCCGATTTTAATTCTTGATGAGGCTACTTCTGCACTTGATACAGAGACAGAGATGATTATTCAGCAGGCACTAACAGAACTGGCTCAAAATAGAACGACTTTAGTAATAGCTCATCGTCTTGCCACAATTAGAAATGCTGACCGGATTATTGTCGTCACAGAGGATGGTATTGTAGAACAGGGTTCATACTATGAGCTTGTTGAAAAAGGTGGCGTATTTTCCAAGCTTCATCATGTTCAGTATGCAAATCAGGTATAA
- the hutH gene encoding histidine ammonia-lyase codes for MITLTGNTLSFTQVNKVLFKNEKVMASAESLKKVEAARQSVERIVREEKVIYGITTGFGKFSDVLIHKDDVEDLQYHLIHSHACGLGEPFPEIVSRSMVLLRANALLKGYSGVRPIIIERLLELVNKKIHPVIPQQGSLGASGDLAPLSHLALVLLGEGEVFYQNKRMPSMEALVKEGISPITLTAKEGLALINGTQAMTAMGVVAYLEAEKLACQSEVIASITMEGLRGIIDAFDEDIHLARGYQEQVDVARRIREYLSDSKLVTRQGEIRVQDAYSLRCIPQVHGATWQTLNYVKEKLEIEMNAATDNPLIFDEGRKVISGGNFHGQPIALAMDFMAIAVAELANISERRIERLVNPQLNDLPAFLSPQPGLQSGAMIMQYAAASLVSENKTLAHPASVDSIPSSANQEDHVSMGTIASRHAYQVITNTRRVLAIEAICGLQAVEYRGIEKMATATRAFFEKAREITPSITADRIFSKDIESVNDWLKR; via the coding sequence ATGATTACTTTAACTGGGAACACACTAAGCTTTACGCAAGTAAACAAGGTTCTGTTTAAAAATGAAAAGGTGATGGCATCTGCTGAATCGCTAAAAAAAGTGGAGGCCGCGAGACAGTCTGTGGAACGGATCGTCCGTGAGGAAAAGGTTATCTACGGTATTACCACAGGGTTTGGGAAATTTAGTGATGTATTGATTCATAAAGACGATGTCGAAGATCTGCAGTATCATTTAATTCATTCTCACGCATGCGGTCTAGGTGAGCCCTTTCCGGAGATAGTTTCAAGATCGATGGTCTTATTACGTGCTAATGCTTTGCTTAAGGGGTACTCTGGGGTCAGACCCATAATCATTGAGCGATTACTAGAATTAGTCAATAAAAAAATCCACCCAGTTATTCCGCAGCAAGGTTCATTAGGTGCAAGTGGTGATTTAGCGCCTTTATCGCATCTCGCCCTTGTTTTATTAGGCGAAGGGGAAGTTTTTTATCAAAACAAAAGAATGCCTTCCATGGAAGCACTCGTTAAGGAAGGAATATCCCCTATTACGTTAACTGCTAAAGAGGGATTAGCCCTGATAAATGGAACCCAGGCGATGACAGCTATGGGTGTAGTCGCATACTTAGAGGCTGAAAAGTTAGCCTGCCAATCAGAAGTGATTGCCTCGATTACGATGGAGGGACTACGGGGAATCATAGATGCATTCGATGAGGATATTCACCTGGCCCGCGGTTATCAGGAGCAAGTTGATGTAGCTAGAAGAATTCGGGAGTATTTATCAGATAGTAAACTTGTGACAAGACAAGGGGAAATTAGAGTTCAAGATGCCTATTCACTCCGGTGTATACCGCAGGTTCACGGAGCCACCTGGCAGACTCTGAATTATGTGAAAGAAAAGCTTGAAATAGAAATGAATGCTGCGACAGATAACCCTCTCATTTTTGATGAAGGGAGGAAGGTCATATCAGGCGGGAATTTTCATGGCCAGCCGATCGCGCTTGCTATGGACTTTATGGCAATTGCGGTTGCAGAGCTTGCCAATATTTCGGAACGCAGAATTGAAAGGCTCGTTAATCCTCAGTTAAATGATTTGCCAGCTTTTCTAAGTCCACAACCAGGTTTGCAGTCTGGTGCGATGATCATGCAGTATGCAGCTGCTTCGTTAGTTTCGGAGAATAAAACATTGGCTCATCCCGCAAGTGTCGATTCAATTCCATCCTCAGCCAATCAAGAGGATCACGTTAGTATGGGTACAATTGCATCAAGACATGCTTATCAGGTTATTACAAATACAAGAAGAGTACTTGCGATTGAGGCGATTTGTGGCTTGCAAGCCGTAGAGTATAGAGGAATCGAGAAAATGGCAACTGCGACACGAGCCTTTTTTGAAAAAGCAAGGGAGATCACGCCATCTATTACAGCGGACCGGATTTTTTCTAAGGATATTGAGAGCGTTAATGATTGGTTAAAGCGATAA
- a CDS encoding glycine C-acetyltransferase produces MTSQTLKNFLDENLEDLKGRGLYNVIDPLESPNGPIIKIDGRDLINLSSNNYLGLATDERLKKAAKQAIDQYGVGAGAVRTINGTLKIHEELEQKLAEFKHTEAAIAYQSGFNCNMAAISAVMDKEDAILSDELNHASIIDGCRLSRAKIIRYNHSDMDDLRAKAKEAKESGQYKKLMVITDGVFSMDGDVAKLPEIVEIAEEYDMMTYVDDAHGSGVLGKGAGTVKHFGLSEKVDFQIGTLSKAIGVVGGYVAGKQALIDWLKVRSRPFLFSTSLTPADVAASIEAIDILLNSTELQEKLWENSRYLKKGLKDLGFNIGNSETPITPCIIGEEKTTQDFSKRLNEEGVYAKSIVFPTVPRGTGRVRNMPTAAHTKEMLDQALATYEKVGKEMDVI; encoded by the coding sequence ATGACTAGTCAAACATTAAAAAATTTTTTAGATGAAAATTTAGAGGATTTAAAGGGCCGCGGTTTATATAATGTAATCGATCCTCTTGAAAGCCCCAACGGTCCGATCATCAAAATTGACGGTCGGGATTTAATTAATTTATCTTCTAATAATTATTTAGGTTTAGCAACTGATGAACGCTTGAAAAAAGCAGCCAAACAGGCAATAGACCAATATGGTGTTGGTGCCGGTGCCGTAAGAACGATTAATGGAACACTAAAAATCCACGAGGAGCTTGAACAAAAGCTGGCTGAATTTAAGCATACAGAAGCTGCCATTGCCTATCAGTCTGGATTTAATTGTAACATGGCAGCGATTTCAGCGGTTATGGATAAAGAGGATGCGATTCTGTCAGATGAGCTTAATCATGCATCCATTATCGATGGCTGCCGATTATCCAGAGCCAAAATCATCCGGTACAATCATTCAGATATGGATGACTTGCGTGCAAAAGCTAAAGAGGCTAAAGAGTCTGGTCAATATAAAAAGTTAATGGTCATTACTGATGGTGTGTTTTCGATGGATGGCGACGTTGCCAAACTCCCTGAAATTGTCGAAATTGCTGAGGAATATGATATGATGACATATGTTGATGACGCCCATGGGAGCGGCGTGTTAGGAAAGGGTGCCGGAACAGTGAAGCATTTCGGCCTTTCAGAAAAGGTCGACTTTCAAATTGGAACCCTTTCTAAAGCGATTGGTGTAGTTGGCGGTTACGTAGCTGGGAAACAAGCTTTAATCGATTGGCTCAAAGTAAGAAGCCGTCCGTTTCTCTTTTCTACATCTTTAACCCCTGCTGATGTCGCCGCATCGATTGAAGCGATTGATATTTTATTGAATAGTACTGAATTACAGGAGAAGCTTTGGGAAAACAGCCGGTATTTGAAAAAAGGACTTAAAGATTTAGGCTTTAATATCGGAAACAGTGAAACACCGATTACGCCTTGTATTATAGGTGAGGAAAAAACAACGCAAGATTTTAGTAAAAGGCTGAACGAAGAAGGGGTTTATGCTAAATCCATAGTCTTTCCAACTGTTCCGCGCGGTACAGGAAGAGTACGCAATATGCCAACTGCTGCTCATACAAAAGAAATGCTGGATCAGGCATTAGCAACGTATGAAAAAGTAGGTAAAGAGATGGATGTTATTTAA
- a CDS encoding YuzL family protein codes for MKEAKKDASKIGMSSPNVEGQGTTTTETGSRKVDSARKKHKRT; via the coding sequence ATGAAAGAGGCAAAAAAGGACGCTTCCAAAATTGGAATGAGCTCACCTAATGTAGAGGGACAAGGCACTACGACCACTGAGACTGGAAGCAGGAAGGTTGATTCTGCGAGAAAGAAGCATAAAAGGACCTAA
- the hemF gene encoding oxygen-dependent coproporphyrinogen oxidase has protein sequence MSKIVQSSTKIDKSFISKSFENLQDAICRELEILDGKAVFKEEKWDRPGGGGGRARVIENGNIFEKGGVNFSNVFGLLPDQMSAGLGLPPGHEFLATGVSIILHPANPFVPIVHMNVRYFEMSNGDKWFGGGIDLTPIYIDVQQAKYFHQSLKDLCNRHDPSYYPEFKEWADNYFYIKHRNETRGIGGIFFDRLRVNPEVSLEDRYKFVKDVGESFTHIYKTLVNENKAKPYSEAEKRWQLIRRGRYVEFNLVYDRGTKFGLDTNGRIESIFMSLPPQVNWLYNYQPQPNSEEAFTLSMLRKGIDWANL, from the coding sequence GTGTCCAAAATTGTACAATCATCAACAAAAATAGACAAGTCATTCATTAGCAAATCCTTTGAAAATCTCCAAGATGCAATCTGTCGGGAATTAGAAATATTAGATGGGAAAGCGGTTTTTAAAGAAGAAAAATGGGATCGCCCTGGCGGTGGAGGAGGAAGAGCAAGGGTCATCGAAAACGGCAATATATTTGAAAAGGGCGGAGTCAATTTTTCCAATGTTTTTGGACTTCTTCCAGATCAAATGTCTGCAGGTCTCGGGCTGCCTCCAGGACACGAGTTTTTGGCTACAGGGGTATCAATTATTTTACATCCGGCTAATCCATTTGTGCCCATTGTTCATATGAATGTCCGCTATTTCGAGATGTCTAACGGTGATAAATGGTTTGGCGGCGGGATTGATTTGACCCCAATCTACATTGATGTTCAGCAGGCAAAATACTTTCATCAAAGCTTAAAGGATCTCTGTAATCGACATGATCCATCCTATTATCCTGAATTTAAGGAGTGGGCGGATAATTATTTTTATATCAAGCATCGCAATGAAACAAGGGGAATTGGCGGGATTTTCTTTGATCGGCTAAGAGTCAATCCGGAAGTTTCTTTAGAGGATAGATATAAATTTGTAAAGGATGTTGGTGAGTCTTTTACTCATATTTATAAAACACTTGTGAATGAAAACAAGGCCAAACCTTATAGTGAAGCAGAAAAAAGGTGGCAGCTGATTCGAAGGGGAAGATACGTGGAATTCAACCTAGTTTATGATCGGGGGACGAAATTTGGTTTGGATACGAATGGCCGGATTGAATCCATCTTTATGAGTCTCCCTCCTCAAGTAAATTGGCTTTATAACTACCAGCCACAGCCCAATAGTGAGGAAGCATTCACTCTGAGCATGCTGCGAAAAGGGATTGACTGGGCGAATCTATAA
- a CDS encoding MBL fold metallo-hydrolase yields MRITKAKYLYQLTFVPMAFPVNCYLVEEEDSLTLIDAALPYSWKGILKAAKQIGKPIKRIVLTHAHGDHLGSLDALKEQLPEVPVYISERDARLMKGDKSLDPTEPQEPIRGDVPSKLRTQADVLLQGGDTVGSLFTISTPGHTPGSMAFLDQRTNSIIAGDAFQTRGGIAVAGQIRPTFPFPAWGTWDKRLAVSSAEKIIEYKPELLAVGHGKMIVQPEEQIIQAVRIAEENLQHK; encoded by the coding sequence ATGAGGATTACAAAGGCAAAGTACTTATATCAATTAACATTCGTGCCGATGGCCTTTCCGGTTAATTGCTATTTAGTAGAAGAAGAGGATAGTTTAACCCTTATTGATGCGGCGTTACCATATAGCTGGAAAGGAATCTTAAAGGCAGCTAAACAAATTGGGAAGCCTATTAAAAGAATTGTTTTGACCCATGCGCACGGGGATCATCTTGGATCACTGGATGCATTAAAAGAACAGCTTCCTGAGGTTCCTGTTTACATCTCTGAGCGTGACGCTAGATTAATGAAGGGAGATAAATCGCTAGACCCAACTGAACCCCAGGAGCCAATTCGCGGAGATGTCCCCAGTAAACTAAGGACTCAAGCAGATGTTTTGTTGCAGGGAGGCGATACAGTTGGTTCACTTTTCACGATTTCTACACCTGGTCATACACCAGGATCAATGGCCTTTTTAGATCAGCGGACAAACTCGATTATTGCGGGCGATGCCTTTCAAACCAGGGGAGGTATTGCTGTCGCCGGACAGATTCGCCCGACTTTTCCATTTCCTGCATGGGGAACGTGGGATAAAAGATTAGCTGTCTCTAGTGCTGAAAAAATAATAGAATATAAGCCGGAATTACTTGCTGTCGGCCATGGAAAAATGATTGTTCAGCCTGAAGAGCAAATCATTCAAGCCGTTCGTATTGCGGAAGAAAATCTTCAACACAAGTAA